The Kitasatospora sp. NBC_00374 genome has a segment encoding these proteins:
- a CDS encoding ABC transporter ATP-binding protein translates to MAHEGDGGAAAEQDHPLLHAEHVDVVRDGRHLLRDVSLAVLAGEHWAVLGANGAGKTTLLALLGAVSHPTHGQVRVLGRQLGRVDVRELRSYLGHVNPRHPLRSPLTVRQVVLTGVTNSIEPDPQRRPTAGQLAHAEALITTLGIAHRAETPWTVLSQGERGRVLIARALMPAPRLLLLDEPATGLDLTAREQLLDSLDDLRLRHPELASVLVTHHLEELPASTTHALLLRDGECVARGPVDEVLTTELVSDCFRHPIRISRTDGRWTARAAARTPAR, encoded by the coding sequence ATGGCACACGAAGGAGACGGCGGCGCCGCAGCGGAGCAGGACCACCCGCTGCTCCACGCCGAGCACGTGGACGTCGTGCGCGACGGCCGCCACCTGCTGCGCGACGTGTCGCTGGCCGTACTGGCCGGGGAGCACTGGGCCGTGCTCGGCGCCAACGGCGCGGGGAAGACCACACTGCTCGCCCTGCTGGGGGCGGTCTCCCACCCGACCCACGGGCAGGTGCGGGTGCTGGGCCGGCAGCTGGGGCGGGTGGACGTCCGGGAGCTGCGCTCCTACCTCGGGCACGTCAACCCCCGGCATCCGCTGCGCTCTCCGCTGACGGTCCGGCAGGTGGTGCTCACCGGTGTCACCAACAGCATCGAACCCGATCCGCAGCGGCGGCCGACGGCCGGGCAGCTGGCCCACGCCGAGGCCCTGATCACGACGCTCGGCATCGCGCACCGGGCCGAGACGCCGTGGACCGTCCTGTCCCAGGGCGAGCGCGGACGGGTCCTGATCGCCCGCGCGCTGATGCCCGCGCCCCGGCTGCTGCTGCTCGACGAGCCCGCCACCGGGCTGGACCTGACCGCCCGCGAACAGCTCCTGGACAGCCTGGACGACCTGCGGCTGCGCCACCCCGAGCTGGCGAGCGTGCTGGTCACCCACCACCTGGAGGAGCTGCCCGCCAGCACCACCCACGCGCTGCTGCTGCGGGACGGCGAGTGCGTCGCCCGCGGGCCGGTCGACGAGGTGCTGACCACCGAGCTGGTCAGCGACTGCTTCCGGCACCCGATCCGGATCAGCCGGACCGACGGGCGCTGGACGGCCCGGGCGGCCGCCCGGACCCCGGCCCGCTGA